DNA from Gloeocapsa sp. PCC 73106:
AAAGGATATAGATCTGTCAATCTGTTGCATTCAACTTATTTTCCTTCTTTTATCTTGCTCATAGGCAATGCTAACATTTCTCGTTAGCGATTAGACCTAGTTCTGTTACTTTTGATCCTACTCAAACTCAGCAAGAATCGGGGTTAACTTTTGTTGTACTAATTGAGGTAATGTCAATTATACTTATTAAAAATTAGTCATCAGGATTAACAATTATGCCATACACTACAGAAGAAGGCGGTAGACTCAATAACTTTGCCAGAGAGCCCAAAGTTTACCACACTGAACCACCTACTTCCAAAGAAAAACGCAATTATGTGATTTTAGGCGCCTTAGCGCTAGTCTTTGTTGCAGGAATCATTTCCCTCGCTGTTGCTATATCTAATCTGAGTTAGGTACTTTCAA
Protein-coding regions in this window:
- the psb34 gene encoding photosystem II assembly protein Psb34; the protein is MPYTTEEGGRLNNFAREPKVYHTEPPTSKEKRNYVILGALALVFVAGIISLAVAISNLS